The region GCCGGCGACGCCTTCGAGCGCATGGCCATCCGTCGCCTGATCGAGGACCTGCTCGCCGAGCAGGCCGGCCTCAGCGAGGCGGTGATGAAGTTCTCCGCCAACGCCCAGGCCGGCGACAGCCTTGAGGCCGCCAAGACGGCGGTGGCCTCCTGGTCCGCCCTGCGAGCCGATCCCGTCCGCGCGGCCAAGAAGGCGGTGGACGAGATCGAGGCCGCCGGCGGCGACTGGAGCTTCGCCAAGCTGACCATCGCCAACGGCGCCCTGCGCGAGGTGGTGGCGGTCGCTTAAGCGAGACCGGCTGTGAGGGCGCGGGCGAAAAAGGCTCGCGTCCGCTCGGCGTAGTCGGGGCGGTGGCGCGTGCGCGGATCGCTGGCGCGGTCGTCGTCGAAGGCGTGGGTGGCGTCGTCGAACTTCAGGGTCTCGACGCCCACCCCGTCTGCGGTCAGTCGGGCCAGGGCTTTCTCGGCGGGCTTGAAGCCGACCACCTGATCCTTGCCGCCCAGCACGGCCGCCACGCGTGGCGCGCGGTCGCCCCAGCCCCGCCGCAGGGCGACGCTGAACGGTCCGGCATAGGGATAGACCAGAAACGCCGTCTTCAAACGGCTCAAGGCCGACAGATCAACGTCGATCAGGCCGGTCGCGCGTGTCGTGGCCGGGGTCAGGGCCAGGGCGTCCAGGATCGTCCAGCCCCCATGGCTCCAGCCGCCGACGGCCACATGATCGGCGTCGGCCCAGTCCTGGCCTTTCAGCCAGTGCAGCATGGCGAAGATATCGGCCGCCCGCTGCTGGCCATGCACGCCAAGACCGGTGCAGACCACCAGATGGGCGGTCACCCGCGACAGGCCGCGAGGGGTGAACGAGTCCACGATCACCGCCGCGAACCCGGCCTGCACCGCCGCGTCGGCGTAGTTCTGCATGAAGGGCTGCAGCCCCCCGCAGCCGTGCATCAGCAGCACGACCGGGAACGGGCCGGGTCCTTCGGGCCTGGTCACCTGGATGTTCGTCGCCAGCCGGTCAGCCCAGCCGGCGACAGTCAAAGACTGGCCCTTAATGACGGAACACCCGCACGCCGGTGAAGGCCATGGTCAGGCCCGCCTTGTCGGCGGCCTCGATCACCTCGGCGTCGCGCATGGAGCCGCCCGGCTGGATGATCGCCGTGGCGCCGGCTTCGGCCGCCTGGATCAGGCCGTCGGCGAAGGGGAAGAAGGCTTCCGAGGCGCAGGCGCAGCCCGTCAGGTCCAGGCCAAAATCGGCTGCGCGCAGGGCCGCGATACGGGCTGAGTCCTTGCGGTTCATCTGGCCGGCGCCGACGCCCAGGGTCTGGCCGTTGCGGGCGTACACAATGGCGTTGGATTTCACGTGCTTGCCGACGGTGAAGGCGAACAGCATGTCGCGCACTTCCGTCTCGGTGGGCTGGCGCTTGGTGACGATCTTCAGGTCCGACGCCTTGATGCGGGCGTCGTCGCGCGACTGCACCAGGAAACCGCCGGAGACCGACTTGAATGTTTCGCCGGGAGCCAGCGGATCGGGCAGGCCGCCGGTGACCAGCAGGCGCAGGTTCTTCTTGGCCGCGAACACAGCCACCGCGTCCTCGTCGGCTTCCGGCGCGATCACCACCTCGGTGAAGATGTCCACCATGGCCTCGGCCGCGGCGCGGTCCAGGCGGCGGTTGACCGCCACGATGCCCCCGAAGGCCGAGGTCGGGTCGCAGGCCAGGGCCCGCTCATAGGCCTCGCGCAGGCTCGACCCCGTGGCCACGCCGCAAGGATTGGCGTGCTTGATGATCGCCACCGCCGGCGCCTCGGCCGGATCGAACTCGGCGATCAGCTCGAAGGCCGCGTCGGTGTCGTTGATGTTGTTGTAGCTCAGTTCCTTGCCCTGCAGCTGGGTGGCCGTGGCCACGCCGATGCGCGGGCTGGGATAGGTGTAGAAGGCCGCCTTCTGGTGCGGGTTTTCGCCATAGCGCATGGTCTGGGCCAGATTGCCGGCGATGGACTTGCGGGCGGGGAAGTCCTGGCCCAGCTGGCCGGCGAACCAGCCGCTGATCGCCGCGTCATAGGCCGCCGTGCGGGCATAGGCGCGGGCCGCCAGGGTCTGGCGCAGGGCCAGGGTGGTCCCGCCAGCCTTCAGGGCCTCCAGCACCTCGGCCAGGTCGGACGGTTCGGTGCAGACGGCCACATAGCCGTGGTTCTTGGCCGCCGAACGGATCATGGCCGGGCCGCCGATGTCGATGTTCTCGACGCATTCGGCGTAGGAGCCGCCCTTCGCGACGGTGGCCTCGAACGGATAGAGGTTCACGTACAGGATATCGATGGCGCCGATGCCGTGGTCGGCCATGGCCTTGGCGTGATCGGCCGCGTCGCGCACGCCCAGCAGGCCGCCGTGAACGATGGGATGCAGGGTCTTGACCCGGCCGTCCATCATCTCGGGAAAGCCCGTCAGGTCCGAGACATCCTTCACCGGCAGGCCGGCCGCCGCGATCGCCGCCTTGGTGCCGCCGGTGGAGACCAGCTCCACCCCCGCCTCGTGCAGGACCTTGGCCGCCTCGACCAGGCCGGTCTTGTCGGAGACCGACAGCAGGGCGCGCTTGGGCGCGACGAGATCGGGAGCGGAAGGATAGTCAGGGGCGGCGGGCACGGCGGACTCCGGGGTTCGGTTGAACGAATAGGAGCCCAGGCGCGCGGCATATCAAGCTTCGCGCTTCCCGGTGGTTACCCACCTTCAACGCCAGTCACGCGAGGCGGGCGGAAAATAGGCCAGGGGGCGGGGGAGTCAACGCCGCGCCTTCAAGTCTCCGCCCGCGTCAGCTTCCAGCGGATGCGGGCGCCCTTGTCCAGGCGGGCCTGGCTGCGCAGGACGATCTGGGTGGAGCGGCGGGCGACGCCGTTCTCGAAGTGGACCGACGGCTCCACCGCCACGTCCACCGCGTCGTTCCTCAGCCACCAGCCGATATTGGACGGGCCCTTGATCAGCACGCTCTTGTGGTCGCGCGCCACGCTGGCCCGGGCGTCGGGGTGCAGGTGGAAACGGACGGAGAAGGGGGCGTAGCGGCGCGGGCCGTCGCCCTTGGGCGCACGCACCGGGCTCAGGCGATCCTCGCCGCGCAGCTCGTCGCCGTTGGTGTCCACATAGAGCCGCCGCTCATGGGTCAGGCCAA is a window of Caulobacter sp. NIBR2454 DNA encoding:
- a CDS encoding dienelactone hydrolase family protein, translated to MTVAGWADRLATNIQVTRPEGPGPFPVVLLMHGCGGLQPFMQNYADAAVQAGFAAVIVDSFTPRGLSRVTAHLVVCTGLGVHGQQRAADIFAMLHWLKGQDWADADHVAVGGWSHGGWTILDALALTPATTRATGLIDVDLSALSRLKTAFLVYPYAGPFSVALRRGWGDRAPRVAAVLGGKDQVVGFKPAEKALARLTADGVGVETLKFDDATHAFDDDRASDPRTRHRPDYAERTRAFFARALTAGLA
- the purH gene encoding bifunctional phosphoribosylaminoimidazolecarboxamide formyltransferase/IMP cyclohydrolase, which produces MPAAPDYPSAPDLVAPKRALLSVSDKTGLVEAAKVLHEAGVELVSTGGTKAAIAAAGLPVKDVSDLTGFPEMMDGRVKTLHPIVHGGLLGVRDAADHAKAMADHGIGAIDILYVNLYPFEATVAKGGSYAECVENIDIGGPAMIRSAAKNHGYVAVCTEPSDLAEVLEALKAGGTTLALRQTLAARAYARTAAYDAAISGWFAGQLGQDFPARKSIAGNLAQTMRYGENPHQKAAFYTYPSPRIGVATATQLQGKELSYNNINDTDAAFELIAEFDPAEAPAVAIIKHANPCGVATGSSLREAYERALACDPTSAFGGIVAVNRRLDRAAAEAMVDIFTEVVIAPEADEDAVAVFAAKKNLRLLVTGGLPDPLAPGETFKSVSGGFLVQSRDDARIKASDLKIVTKRQPTETEVRDMLFAFTVGKHVKSNAIVYARNGQTLGVGAGQMNRKDSARIAALRAADFGLDLTGCACASEAFFPFADGLIQAAEAGATAIIQPGGSMRDAEVIEAADKAGLTMAFTGVRVFRH